In Natronococcus sp. AD-5, the genomic window GTAGGTCGGGTCCGAGGCGTCCGGATTCAGGTGCGATCCGTGCGCCGCGATGACCAGCGCTTGCATGGCTGGTCGTTGGAAGGGGGACGGTTTATCGACTTCGCTGTCGGCGCCGGTCGCCGAGTCCGGAGGACGCCGGCCGCCGGGCTTCGCTCGGGCGAAACGCGGCCCGCGATCACGAGGGGACGGAGACGTCGGTCCGGGCCTCGCAGACCCCCTCCTGCGCTCGCAACTCGGCCGCGGCGGTGTACTCGCCCGGCTGCGGGTTCTCCCACTCGGCCTCGTACGTCGCCTCCTCGCCGGGGGCGATCCGTTCGGAGCTGATCATCTGGGCGAACATCCGCCCGTCGGTAAAGCGCCAGACCTCCCGCCCCTCGTCTTCGACGACGAACTCCGCCTTGCAAGCGTCCGAGAACCGCAGTTCGACCGGTTCGGATCCGGTGTTGGCGACGACGAACGCGAACGCCACCGTATCGGGTCCCGGCGCGCCCGACGAGACAGTCGCCTCGAGTCGTCCTTCGAGCGTCATACGTCCGGCTTCGGTGCCGTCGCCGATAGGTCTTCCCGTGGCCGTGAAAAACCGAGGGCGATCGGTCCGGTTTACTTCGAGAGGACGACGTTGTCGAGGTAGCTCGTGCCGCGTTCCGACCGGTACTCGCCGCGAATGCGGAGCGTATCCAGGTCGGCGAGGACGGTGCGGAGCGTCGCCTCGGTCGCCAGGGGCTCCCGGCTCGTCAAGTCGATCCAGCCGGCGTCGGCCGTGAGCGGCACCTCGAACGTGGACCACTCCGCGCCCGGAGTGTCGTCTGAGCCGCGGAACTCGTAGACGAGCGTTTCCTCGCCGCTCGCGAGGAGGACGTCCCCGCCCTCTATCGGATCGGCGTCGAACTGTCGATCTGTCCCCTCCTGGCGGAGATCGAACGAGAGCGTTCCGCCGTAGAACGCCTCGCGGGCGCCGAGGAACTTGAACGGAGCCTGATAGTACCAGGCGACGCCGTCGCGGTTCTCGGCGTCGCATATGTGACCGCCGGGGTTCCCGCCGCGACGGTGGTACTCGGGCCGGTCGCTCCCGCCGTTCCGCGAGACGAGCCAGCCGTCGGCGTCCGCGTCGAACGTGCTCTCGACCCGGTCGGGCGCCGACGTTTCCGGGTCGGCGTCCCTCGCGCGGATCGTCTTCGCGAACTGCTCCGCTCCGTGCTCGTCGTAGATGCCGATCGTCAGCTCCTCGCCCGACTCGTCGACCTCGACGGTCCCGAAGTTGGCGTACTCGCCCTTGGCGAAGAACGTCGTGGGGTTGAGCGGCGAGTACAGTTCGTCCGGTTTTCCGGCCGGCGCGCCGAGGGGGCCGGCGACCGCCTCGAAGAATTCGAACTCACCGTCGTCGTCCGGATCGAACGCCCCGACGATCGACTTGTGAACGTCTCCGGCGACGACGACCAGGTTCGAAATCCCCTCCGTCCGGACGTGCTCGACGAGGTCGAGGAGTTCCGACTCGTACCCGGTTCGATCCGCGGGCGTCGCCCACGAGTCGGACGGGTGGCCGAGCGGGGCCGGCGAGGCGAGCATCTTCCACGTCGCGTCGGACGCCGCGAGCGCCTCCTTCAGCCACTCGCGTTGCTCCCGGCCGAGGAGGGTCTTCGAGTCGCGTTCGACGTTCGGATCCCGATACTGCCGGGTATCGATGAGAAACAGTTCGACGTGTTTCCCCCATCGGAACGAGTCGTAGAACGTGTTGGATTCGCCCGGCGGACTGTCCTCGTCCCGATCGAGCGGCCAGT contains:
- a CDS encoding BsuPI-related putative proteinase inhibitor, with the protein product MTLEGRLEATVSSGAPGPDTVAFAFVVANTGSEPVELRFSDACKAEFVVEDEGREVWRFTDGRMFAQMISSERIAPGEEATYEAEWENPQPGEYTAAAELRAQEGVCEARTDVSVPS
- a CDS encoding alkaline phosphatase D family protein, whose amino-acid sequence is MEDTNATERDESTGGRRTFLRAIGAAATTAGLAGSAAGAAGSDDNDDGFVPLTHGVAAGDVTATTAIVWTRAERDATLHVAYGAEGSDDESGYERTTVDGETDYAGQVRLQELASGTRYRYYVWATPRRDREGDERGRQGDRDVPPASPDAADRIDLDLPESDEGERAELTADAIADEIESGTFVTAPSPTDEKRVTFAWSGDTWGYGDDPVEPPFPGLRTIAEREPDFFLYHGDTIYADARTPAGKVTENTPIDEALEIYRAKYKEMRDPPAAVAERTNLRELLESTSVYTVWDDHEVINNFAGPIEPLMPEGRRAFREYWPLDRDEDSPPGESNTFYDSFRWGKHVELFLIDTRQYRDPNVERDSKTLLGREQREWLKEALAASDATWKMLASPAPLGHPSDSWATPADRTGYESELLDLVEHVRTEGISNLVVVAGDVHKSIVGAFDPDDDGEFEFFEAVAGPLGAPAGKPDELYSPLNPTTFFAKGEYANFGTVEVDESGEELTIGIYDEHGAEQFAKTIRARDADPETSAPDRVESTFDADADGWLVSRNGGSDRPEYHRRGGNPGGHICDAENRDGVAWYYQAPFKFLGAREAFYGGTLSFDLRQEGTDRQFDADPIEGGDVLLASGEETLVYEFRGSDDTPGAEWSTFEVPLTADAGWIDLTSREPLATEATLRTVLADLDTLRIRGEYRSERGTSYLDNVVLSK